In one window of Euwallacea similis isolate ESF13 chromosome 4, ESF131.1, whole genome shotgun sequence DNA:
- the LOC136408069 gene encoding insulinoma-associated protein 1a-like isoform X1, protein MPRVSYPHHEMEFATFSRPPHFYHQQQSLLQRLGIDRLDLDANFLQFQHYIRYSEPLELTTSSSASPLDLSVKTNQVPITPPCTPSPKSKTPVQSPTPEVPTKKIKLNSPTPKKNKATRKLNFDEDNSSPVSGTIIRELRPDEHLVVRKGDIDPAFNVVEITEEAKAELSKIENHIGDYVCRLCKELYEDAFGLAQHRCSRIVHVEYRCPECDKVFNCPANLASHRRWHKPRPIKEPKQEEGIVSDSGDSGEQFPCSECGKRFRRIAYLRKHQTLHQMD, encoded by the exons ATGCCTCGCGTGAGCTATCCTCACCATGAGATGGAATTCGCCACGTTTAG CAGACCTCCCCACTTCTACCACCAGCAGCAATCCCTTCTACAGCGCCTGGGAATCGATCGCCTGGATTTAGATGCCAACTTTCTGCAGTTCCAGCATTACATCCGTTACTCTGAACCCCTAGAACTGACCACCTCCTCATCGGCCAGTCCCTTGGACCTGAGCGTCAAAACCAACCAAGTACCCATAACGCCACCATGCACTCCCTCACCTAAATCCAAAACGCCGGTGCAGAGCCCTACCCCGGAGGTACCTACCAAGAAAATCAAG CTTAACTCTCCTACGCCCAAAAAGAACAAGGCTACCagaaagttgaattttgaTGAAGACAACAGTTCTCCAGTTTCCGGCACCATCATCAGGGAGCTGAGACCGGATGAGCATTTGGTGGTCAGAAAAG GCGACATCGATCCTGCATTCAATGTAGTAGAAATCACAGAAGAAGCCAAAGCGGAATTGTCTAAAATTGAGAACCATATCGGTGATTACGTGTGCAGACTTTGCAAGGAACTTTACGAAGACGCATTCGGATTGGCTCAGCACAG GTGTTCGCGTATAGTCCATGTGGAATATCGCTGCCCCGAATGCGACAAAGTCTTCAACTGCCCCGCCAATTTGGCCTCTCATCGCAGGTGGCACAAACCGCGACCCATCAAAGAACCCAAACAAGAAGAGGGCATTGTCAGCGATTCAGGGGATTCAGGGGAGCAATTCCCTTGCAGTGAGTGCGGAAAGCGATTTCGAAGG ATAGCTTACCTTCGGAAACACCAAACGCTTCACCAGATGGACTGA
- the LOC136408069 gene encoding insulinoma-associated protein 1a-like isoform X2 produces the protein MPRVSYPHHEMEFATFRPPHFYHQQQSLLQRLGIDRLDLDANFLQFQHYIRYSEPLELTTSSSASPLDLSVKTNQVPITPPCTPSPKSKTPVQSPTPEVPTKKIKLNSPTPKKNKATRKLNFDEDNSSPVSGTIIRELRPDEHLVVRKGDIDPAFNVVEITEEAKAELSKIENHIGDYVCRLCKELYEDAFGLAQHRCSRIVHVEYRCPECDKVFNCPANLASHRRWHKPRPIKEPKQEEGIVSDSGDSGEQFPCSECGKRFRRIAYLRKHQTLHQMD, from the exons ATGCCTCGCGTGAGCTATCCTCACCATGAGATGGAATTCGCCACGTTTAG ACCTCCCCACTTCTACCACCAGCAGCAATCCCTTCTACAGCGCCTGGGAATCGATCGCCTGGATTTAGATGCCAACTTTCTGCAGTTCCAGCATTACATCCGTTACTCTGAACCCCTAGAACTGACCACCTCCTCATCGGCCAGTCCCTTGGACCTGAGCGTCAAAACCAACCAAGTACCCATAACGCCACCATGCACTCCCTCACCTAAATCCAAAACGCCGGTGCAGAGCCCTACCCCGGAGGTACCTACCAAGAAAATCAAG CTTAACTCTCCTACGCCCAAAAAGAACAAGGCTACCagaaagttgaattttgaTGAAGACAACAGTTCTCCAGTTTCCGGCACCATCATCAGGGAGCTGAGACCGGATGAGCATTTGGTGGTCAGAAAAG GCGACATCGATCCTGCATTCAATGTAGTAGAAATCACAGAAGAAGCCAAAGCGGAATTGTCTAAAATTGAGAACCATATCGGTGATTACGTGTGCAGACTTTGCAAGGAACTTTACGAAGACGCATTCGGATTGGCTCAGCACAG GTGTTCGCGTATAGTCCATGTGGAATATCGCTGCCCCGAATGCGACAAAGTCTTCAACTGCCCCGCCAATTTGGCCTCTCATCGCAGGTGGCACAAACCGCGACCCATCAAAGAACCCAAACAAGAAGAGGGCATTGTCAGCGATTCAGGGGATTCAGGGGAGCAATTCCCTTGCAGTGAGTGCGGAAAGCGATTTCGAAGG ATAGCTTACCTTCGGAAACACCAAACGCTTCACCAGATGGACTGA